In Pseudonocardia sp. C8, one genomic interval encodes:
- a CDS encoding LLM class flavin-dependent oxidoreductase, translating to MTGTRETPARTGPAVGLWYDFRNPDPERPFGAFYGEVLDQVAWAEQKGIDSVWLTEHHFCDDGYSPSPFVLASAIAQRTARMRIGTNLIVSPLHDPVRLAEDSATLSLLSGGRFDLGVGQGYWAREFEAFGRKITQRPSLLEEGVELIRRAWSGSAAGFEGRRYRLPPLPVTPAPETPPQLLVGAMAGPAIERAARIADGFLSTQNTHHASYLDAVERTGGSRADARIYAGQWTIVADDPEREWARIGHHALYQLNEYISWGAFGPPDQVPRFTDPAQIVEAGAYRLMDAPAAVDHLAGLLRETPQIRDVHFWAMLPGEPVDSGSERIAYLADKVVPALRERLAA from the coding sequence ATGACCGGCACCCGCGAGACGCCTGCCCGCACCGGCCCGGCCGTCGGGCTCTGGTACGACTTCCGCAACCCGGACCCGGAGCGCCCGTTCGGAGCGTTCTACGGCGAGGTGCTCGACCAGGTCGCCTGGGCCGAGCAGAAGGGGATCGACTCGGTGTGGCTGACCGAGCACCACTTCTGCGACGACGGCTACAGCCCGTCCCCGTTCGTGCTCGCGTCGGCGATCGCGCAGCGCACCGCCCGGATGCGGATCGGCACCAACCTGATCGTCTCACCGCTGCACGACCCGGTCCGCCTCGCCGAGGACTCGGCGACCCTGTCGCTGCTGTCCGGCGGGCGGTTCGACCTCGGCGTCGGCCAGGGCTACTGGGCCCGGGAGTTCGAGGCGTTCGGGCGGAAGATCACCCAGCGACCCAGCCTGCTGGAGGAGGGCGTGGAGCTGATCCGCCGGGCCTGGTCGGGGTCGGCCGCGGGCTTCGAGGGGCGCCGCTACCGGCTCCCGCCGCTGCCGGTCACCCCGGCCCCCGAGACCCCGCCGCAGCTGCTGGTCGGGGCGATGGCCGGCCCCGCCATCGAACGGGCCGCCCGGATCGCGGACGGGTTCCTCTCCACGCAGAACACCCACCACGCGTCCTACCTGGACGCGGTGGAACGGACCGGCGGCTCCCGGGCGGACGCCCGGATCTACGCCGGGCAGTGGACGATCGTGGCCGACGACCCGGAGCGGGAGTGGGCCCGGATCGGGCACCACGCCCTCTACCAGCTCAACGAGTACATCTCGTGGGGCGCGTTCGGCCCGCCGGACCAGGTGCCGCGGTTCACCGACCCGGCCCAGATCGTCGAGGCGGGCGCCTACCGGCTGATGGACGCGCCGGCGGCCGTCGACCACCTCGCCGGCCTGCTGCGCGAGACCCCGCAGATCCGCGACGTGCATTTCTGGGCGATGCTGCCCGGCGAGCCGGTGGACAGCGGCTCGGAGCGGATCGCCTACCTGGCGGACAAGGTCGTCCCCGCACTCCGGGAGCGGCTGGCGGCATGA
- a CDS encoding phosphotransferase family protein, which yields MPTTTQPEWLPPSLVDLDALVRWGRDAGLPEGPVTGVARIGGGTQNVVLRLTWAGRDLVLRRPPEHPRPGSDRTLRREMQVLSALAGTGVAHPAFVAGCTDPAVLGCVFYLMEAVDGDNPGDGLGPLYTGDPAARHAAALDTAAALARLAAVDHEAVGLGDLGRPEGFLARQVPRWLDHLASYDEVPGYRGQRLPHVDVLAAWLEEHRPPPARPGLVHGDYHLNNVLFDRTAPRVAAIVDWEMCTVGDPLLDLGWLLVTWPDDGPDPVAGGPLARLGGLPSRDELVAAYARHGDRDVSAVDWYTVLAGFKFAIVVEGTYVRSLTGQAAPETGLRLHRAAVDRLEHVAALAR from the coding sequence GTGCCCACGACGACCCAGCCGGAGTGGTTGCCCCCCAGCCTCGTCGACCTCGACGCCCTGGTGCGGTGGGGCCGCGACGCCGGGCTGCCCGAGGGGCCGGTGACCGGTGTCGCGCGGATCGGTGGCGGCACCCAGAACGTCGTGCTGCGCCTGACCTGGGCAGGCCGTGACCTCGTCCTGCGCCGCCCGCCGGAGCACCCGCGGCCGGGCAGCGACCGGACGCTGCGCCGCGAGATGCAGGTGCTGTCCGCGCTGGCCGGCACCGGCGTCGCGCACCCGGCGTTCGTGGCCGGATGCACCGATCCCGCTGTCCTGGGCTGCGTGTTCTACCTGATGGAGGCCGTCGACGGCGACAACCCCGGTGACGGTCTCGGACCCCTCTACACCGGCGACCCGGCGGCCCGGCACGCCGCCGCGCTGGACACGGCAGCGGCGCTGGCGCGGCTCGCCGCCGTCGACCACGAGGCGGTGGGGCTCGGCGACCTGGGCCGTCCCGAGGGCTTCCTCGCGCGGCAGGTGCCCCGGTGGCTGGACCACCTGGCCTCCTACGACGAGGTCCCCGGGTACCGCGGGCAGCGGCTCCCGCACGTGGACGTGCTCGCGGCGTGGCTGGAGGAGCACCGCCCGCCGCCGGCCCGGCCCGGCCTGGTGCACGGCGACTACCACCTCAACAACGTGCTGTTCGACCGCACGGCACCGCGGGTGGCGGCCATCGTGGACTGGGAGATGTGCACGGTCGGTGATCCCCTGCTCGACCTCGGCTGGCTGCTGGTGACGTGGCCGGACGACGGGCCCGACCCCGTCGCCGGTGGGCCGCTCGCCCGGCTCGGCGGCCTGCCGTCCCGCGACGAGCTCGTCGCCGCCTACGCCCGGCACGGCGACCGGGACGTCTCGGCCGTCGACTGGTACACGGTGCTGGCCGGGTTCAAGTTCGCGATCGTGGTCGAGGGGACCTACGTGCGGTCCCTGACCGGGCAGGCCGCCCCCGAGACCGGGCTGCGGCTGCACCGTGCCGCGGTCGACCGGCTCGAACACGTCGCCGCGCTCGCCCGCTGA
- a CDS encoding LysR family transcriptional regulator, with amino-acid sequence MDLRLVEYFVAVIDHGGITRAAHALYISQPSLSAAIRSLENELGVPLFDRGSRRLRLTPAGAAFQEPARRVLREAAQARAKVGAVRDLRAGRLHVAAMAALSVDPLPGLVHELRLTHPGVQVHVTDPGSPAGVVAEVRQGRAELGLTSLPARADALATEHLWTQRVVLAATPELARDLPDPFPLEQAHTLPLVLEVGDRLTAVIADPELRDVVGAGAIRCAHRQAIWELVMQGAGATFLPAQLARRVLRGVEHRATDPEVLRRIGLVYRPGGLSPAASAFLEVARATAAGP; translated from the coding sequence GTGGACCTCAGGCTGGTGGAGTACTTCGTGGCGGTGATCGACCACGGGGGGATCACCCGCGCCGCCCACGCGCTCTACATCTCCCAGCCGTCGCTGTCCGCCGCCATCCGCAGCCTCGAGAACGAGCTGGGAGTGCCGCTGTTCGACCGGGGCAGCCGCCGGCTCCGGCTCACCCCGGCCGGGGCCGCGTTCCAGGAACCGGCGCGCCGGGTGCTGCGCGAGGCGGCACAGGCGCGCGCCAAGGTCGGCGCGGTCCGCGATCTACGGGCGGGACGCCTCCACGTGGCCGCCATGGCTGCGCTGTCCGTCGATCCCCTGCCCGGTCTCGTCCACGAGCTGCGGCTGACGCACCCGGGGGTCCAGGTCCACGTCACCGACCCCGGCAGCCCGGCGGGCGTCGTGGCCGAGGTCCGCCAGGGGCGGGCCGAGCTCGGCCTGACGTCGCTGCCGGCCAGGGCCGACGCGCTGGCGACCGAGCACCTGTGGACCCAGCGGGTCGTGCTCGCCGCGACCCCGGAGCTGGCCCGCGACCTGCCCGACCCGTTCCCGCTCGAGCAGGCCCACACCCTCCCGCTCGTGCTCGAGGTGGGCGACCGGCTGACCGCGGTGATCGCGGATCCGGAGCTCCGCGACGTGGTCGGTGCGGGCGCGATCCGGTGTGCCCACCGGCAGGCCATCTGGGAGCTGGTCATGCAGGGCGCCGGGGCCACCTTCCTTCCCGCGCAGCTCGCCCGGCGGGTCCTGCGCGGCGTGGAGCACCGGGCCACCGATCCCGAGGTGCTCCGCCGGATCGGGCTCGTGTACCGGCCCGGCGGGCTCTCACCCGCGGCGTCGGCGTTCCTCGAGGTCGCCCGCGCCACCGCCGCAGGCCCCTGA
- a CDS encoding LysR family transcriptional regulator yields MDVHHLRYFLAVVDHDSVSAAASALGVAAPTISQATRALERELGTPLFHRIGRGMVPTSAGQALVGPARRILRGIVAAEGAVRDREGQLRGRLDIFAIPALAVGRLPALVAEYRRRYPKVPISIGKLSDEASIAALLRSGRCEIVVTHLPLVDTRPGHPADDQDLGVLELGAQEYWMAFPADHTIPDHDPIRWDEIPDDPLVVVPPGGSHVGEIERTMAAAGRIRPPAAVLHNREARLAFALAGVGGTFIERSLAGEARAQGAQVRAFTPPLSRPYGLVFDHDGLSPAAAAFVALARAGGNGSGACGGGAGDLEERRRRG; encoded by the coding sequence GTGGACGTGCACCACCTGCGGTACTTCCTGGCGGTCGTCGACCACGACAGCGTCAGCGCCGCCGCGTCCGCGCTCGGGGTCGCCGCGCCGACCATCTCGCAGGCGACCCGGGCCCTGGAGCGCGAGCTCGGGACCCCGCTGTTCCACCGGATCGGCCGCGGCATGGTGCCCACCTCGGCCGGGCAGGCCCTGGTCGGTCCGGCGCGGCGGATCCTGCGGGGCATCGTCGCCGCCGAGGGTGCGGTCCGGGACCGGGAGGGGCAGCTGCGGGGCAGGCTCGACATCTTCGCGATCCCCGCGCTCGCGGTCGGCAGGCTGCCCGCCCTGGTGGCGGAGTACCGCAGGCGCTACCCGAAGGTCCCGATCAGCATCGGCAAGCTGTCCGACGAGGCGTCGATCGCGGCCCTGCTGCGCAGCGGCCGGTGCGAGATCGTGGTCACCCACCTCCCGCTGGTCGACACCCGGCCCGGCCACCCGGCCGACGACCAGGACCTCGGTGTGCTCGAGCTCGGCGCGCAGGAGTACTGGATGGCCTTCCCCGCGGACCACACGATCCCGGACCACGACCCGATCCGGTGGGACGAGATCCCGGACGACCCGCTGGTGGTCGTGCCCCCCGGCGGCTCGCACGTCGGGGAGATCGAACGGACGATGGCGGCGGCCGGCCGGATCAGGCCACCCGCCGCCGTGCTGCACAACCGGGAGGCCCGGCTCGCGTTCGCGCTCGCCGGGGTGGGGGGAACCTTCATCGAGCGGTCGCTGGCCGGCGAGGCCAGGGCCCAGGGGGCGCAGGTGCGCGCGTTCACGCCGCCCCTGAGCCGGCCGTACGGGCTGGTCTTCGACCACGACGGCCTGTCGCCGGCCGCGGCGGCCTTCGTCGCGCTCGCCCGCGCCGGCGGGAACGGCTCAGGGGCCTGCGGCGGTGGCGCGGGCGACCTCGAGGAACGCCGACGCCGCGGGTGA
- a CDS encoding SDR family NAD(P)-dependent oxidoreductase, whose translation MRLEGLTTAVTGGASGLGLATARRLVKQGGRVTIVDLPGSGGEQVAAELGEQASFAPADVTDADQFAAALDAADARGGLRGLVHCAGAGRRMRILDRDGNPGSLEDFEFVIRLNLIGSFNALRLGAARMARHDAVDGERGAIVLTASVAATDGQIGQINYTAAKAGVVGMTLNAARDLAGRNIRVCTVAPGIMDTPLLARLPEEVRASLEATVPHPARLGHVDEFAQLATTILENGYLNGETIRLDGAIRMAPR comes from the coding sequence ATGCGCCTTGAAGGACTCACCACCGCCGTCACCGGAGGCGCCTCCGGCCTCGGTCTCGCCACCGCCCGGCGGCTGGTCAAGCAGGGCGGCCGGGTCACGATCGTCGACCTGCCCGGCTCCGGCGGCGAGCAGGTCGCCGCCGAGCTCGGGGAGCAGGCGTCGTTCGCCCCGGCCGACGTGACCGACGCCGACCAGTTCGCCGCCGCGCTCGACGCGGCGGACGCCCGCGGCGGGCTGCGCGGGCTGGTGCACTGCGCCGGCGCCGGGCGGCGGATGCGCATCCTCGACCGGGACGGGAACCCGGGCTCGCTCGAGGACTTCGAGTTCGTGATCCGGCTCAACCTGATCGGCTCGTTCAACGCCCTGCGCCTCGGGGCCGCCCGGATGGCCCGGCACGACGCCGTGGACGGCGAGCGCGGCGCGATCGTCCTCACCGCGTCGGTCGCCGCGACCGACGGCCAGATCGGACAGATCAACTACACCGCGGCGAAGGCCGGCGTCGTCGGGATGACGCTGAACGCGGCCCGGGACCTGGCCGGCCGGAACATCCGCGTGTGCACGGTCGCGCCCGGCATCATGGACACCCCGCTGCTGGCGCGCCTGCCCGAGGAGGTGCGGGCCTCGCTGGAGGCGACCGTGCCGCACCCGGCACGGCTCGGCCACGTCGACGAGTTCGCGCAGCTGGCCACCACGATCCTGGAGAACGGCTACCTGAACGGCGAGACGATCCGCCTCGACGGTGCCATCCGGATGGCACCCCGCTGA
- a CDS encoding class I adenylate-forming enzyme family protein: MTGATTSTRGYWPDGLPRHLDYPRVTVGELHASTAATYGDRVALRDGEQTLTFAELHARACAVAHGLRAAGVRDRDVVVLHLPNSLWFMPCYYGILLAGAVVSPTNPLQPAPGLRAQIEETGAVAAISHADHVGVLQEARAGTRLDTVVVVPGTAAAPASAAGPDGGTVALADFVAGHPATAPRTGIGPDDVAHLAYTGGTTGVPKAVRVLHRNVIANVAQMTGWRAAHAITGGTDGGCTLTPFEDAPDTGVTPGDAVTIVVSPMFHAHALINSNFLLTCGTTLVLLGRFSAPRMLELIERERATYVTGSPTMWHALTGCPDAATRDLSSLRVVSSGAAPIDPSTMDALERIFPAATVVEGYGLTESTCLVSALPVSRGARRKAGSVGLPVFDTRVEIRALAPGDPPPGPGERGQLWVSGPQVTDGYLDRPEATAEQFVDGWLATGDIAYADEDGFLYICDRAKDMLIYKGYNVYPRALEDLLVTHPDVDAAAVVGRDVPSVGQEPVAFVVPAAGRRPDPGELLAHVAAQVLPYQKIRAVHLVDRLPSTAAGKILKTELREQANAQPTG; the protein is encoded by the coding sequence GTGACCGGCGCGACGACCTCGACGCGCGGGTACTGGCCCGACGGCCTGCCCCGCCACCTCGACTACCCCCGCGTGACCGTCGGCGAGCTCCACGCGTCGACCGCGGCGACGTACGGCGACCGCGTGGCCCTGCGGGACGGCGAGCAGACCCTGACGTTCGCCGAGCTCCACGCCCGGGCCTGCGCGGTCGCGCACGGGCTGCGGGCCGCCGGGGTCCGCGACCGGGACGTGGTCGTGCTGCACCTGCCGAACTCGCTGTGGTTCATGCCCTGCTACTACGGCATCCTGCTCGCCGGTGCGGTGGTCTCGCCGACCAACCCGCTGCAGCCGGCGCCCGGCCTGCGCGCGCAGATCGAGGAGACCGGCGCGGTGGCGGCGATCTCGCACGCCGACCACGTCGGCGTGCTCCAGGAGGCGCGCGCGGGCACCCGGCTCGACACCGTGGTGGTGGTGCCGGGCACCGCGGCGGCGCCGGCGTCCGCGGCCGGGCCCGACGGCGGGACGGTCGCGCTGGCCGACTTCGTGGCCGGCCACCCGGCGACCGCGCCGCGGACCGGGATCGGGCCCGACGACGTCGCGCACCTCGCCTACACCGGCGGCACCACCGGGGTGCCGAAGGCGGTGCGGGTGCTGCACCGCAACGTCATCGCGAACGTCGCCCAGATGACCGGCTGGCGGGCCGCGCACGCGATCACCGGCGGCACGGACGGCGGCTGCACGCTGACACCGTTCGAGGACGCACCGGACACCGGGGTGACACCCGGCGACGCGGTCACGATCGTGGTCTCCCCGATGTTCCACGCCCACGCATTGATCAACTCCAACTTCCTGCTCACCTGCGGGACCACGCTGGTGCTGCTCGGCCGGTTCTCGGCACCCCGGATGCTGGAGCTGATCGAGCGCGAACGGGCCACCTACGTCACCGGCAGCCCGACGATGTGGCACGCCCTGACCGGCTGCCCGGACGCCGCCACCCGGGACCTGAGCTCCCTGCGCGTGGTGTCGTCCGGGGCCGCGCCGATCGACCCGTCCACCATGGACGCGCTGGAGCGGATCTTCCCGGCGGCGACCGTCGTCGAGGGCTACGGGCTCACCGAGAGCACCTGCCTGGTCTCGGCGCTACCGGTGTCCCGCGGTGCCCGGCGCAAGGCCGGCAGCGTCGGGCTCCCGGTCTTCGACACCCGCGTCGAGATCCGTGCCCTGGCGCCCGGTGACCCGCCGCCCGGGCCCGGCGAGCGCGGCCAGCTGTGGGTCAGCGGGCCCCAGGTCACCGACGGCTACCTCGACCGGCCGGAGGCCACGGCCGAGCAGTTCGTGGACGGCTGGCTGGCGACCGGCGACATCGCCTACGCCGACGAGGACGGCTTCCTGTACATCTGCGACCGCGCGAAGGACATGCTGATCTACAAGGGATACAACGTGTACCCGCGGGCGCTGGAGGACCTCCTGGTCACCCATCCCGACGTCGACGCCGCCGCGGTCGTCGGCCGGGACGTGCCCTCCGTCGGCCAGGAGCCGGTCGCGTTCGTCGTGCCCGCCGCCGGACGGCGGCCCGACCCCGGCGAGCTGCTCGCCCACGTCGCCGCGCAGGTGCTGCCGTACCAGAAGATCCGTGCGGTGCACCTCGTGGACCGGCTGCCGAGCACCGCCGCCGGGAAGATCCTCAAGACCGAGCTGCGCGAGCAGGCGAACGCGCAGCCGACGGGCTGA
- a CDS encoding acyl-CoA dehydrogenase family protein, with protein sequence MKRTIFDDDHEAFRDTVRRFFSKDVAPEFPEWEKAGHPPRDFYTRAGELGIIGIQVPEEYGGGGVASYKFNAIVTEESVRANINLGPLRVHMDLVLPYLLRYCTEEQRQRWLPSFATGELLTAIAMTEPGTGSDLAGIATTARRDGDHYVLNGSKTFITGGYNADRVLVVARTSPPSPENRRTGLSILVVDTRSPGYQVGRILDKIGLKAQDTCELSFDDVRVPAEDLLGEEGHAFSYLSHNLPQERLTIAVGAWSAASHAVDLAREYTGERTVFGRTVAEFQNTKFVLAECAVDVSAGQALLDQALEAHDRDELSPADAAGVKLWMTEMQARVVDKCLQLHGGYGYMTEYPIARLYADARVSRIYGGTSEVMKTIVAKSMGL encoded by the coding sequence GTGAAGCGCACCATCTTCGACGACGACCACGAGGCCTTCCGCGACACCGTCCGCCGCTTCTTCTCCAAGGACGTCGCCCCGGAGTTCCCGGAGTGGGAGAAGGCCGGCCACCCGCCCCGGGACTTCTACACCCGCGCCGGTGAGCTGGGGATCATCGGCATCCAGGTCCCCGAGGAGTACGGCGGCGGCGGGGTCGCGTCGTACAAGTTCAACGCGATCGTCACCGAGGAGTCGGTCCGGGCGAACATCAACCTCGGCCCGCTCCGCGTTCACATGGACCTCGTGCTGCCCTACCTCCTGCGCTACTGCACCGAGGAGCAGCGGCAACGCTGGCTGCCGTCCTTCGCCACCGGGGAGCTCCTCACCGCGATCGCGATGACCGAGCCGGGCACCGGGTCGGACCTGGCCGGCATCGCGACGACCGCCCGGCGCGACGGCGACCACTACGTGCTCAACGGCAGCAAGACGTTCATCACCGGCGGCTACAACGCCGACCGGGTGCTCGTCGTGGCCCGGACCTCGCCGCCGTCACCGGAGAACCGCCGGACCGGGCTCAGCATCCTGGTCGTGGACACCCGCTCGCCCGGCTACCAGGTGGGCCGGATCCTCGACAAGATCGGCCTCAAGGCCCAGGACACCTGCGAGCTGTCCTTCGACGACGTGCGGGTCCCGGCCGAGGACCTGCTCGGCGAGGAGGGCCACGCGTTCTCCTACCTCAGCCACAACCTGCCCCAGGAACGGCTGACCATCGCCGTGGGCGCCTGGTCCGCCGCCTCCCACGCGGTCGACCTCGCCCGGGAGTACACCGGCGAGCGCACCGTGTTCGGCCGGACCGTCGCCGAGTTCCAGAACACCAAGTTCGTCCTGGCCGAGTGCGCCGTCGACGTGAGCGCCGGCCAGGCGCTGCTGGACCAGGCCCTGGAGGCGCACGACCGGGACGAGCTGTCCCCGGCGGACGCGGCCGGCGTCAAGCTGTGGATGACCGAGATGCAGGCCCGGGTCGTCGACAAGTGCCTCCAGCTGCACGGCGGCTACGGCTACATGACCGAGTACCCGATCGCCCGGCTCTACGCCGACGCGCGGGTCAGCCGGATCTACGGCGGCACCAGCGAGGTCATGAAGACGATCGTCGCGAAGTCGATGGGGCTGTGA